TCTAACTCCTAGTGATGACTCTTCTCTATATCAGATAGAACTTACTTCCTTACCAAATTCACCTCTCTCAGACACTCATTCAACACCTCTTAGGACATCTGGTTCTAGCTCTATTTCACCCAAAATTCCACCCTTTTCACCTCATACTGGAGCTCAACTCACACCAATCCCAATTGAGTCTTATACTCTTTCCTACTCACCCCTTCACACAACATCAAGAAATGTGATTCTCACACCTCCACCACCTATAAGAAAGTCTGACAGAGTTTCTCAAAGGCCTACTTATTTGACATACTATGTGTGCAATACTATTATTCTCTCTAATCTCACTGATTCTTGTTTCACCCAGCCTGCTACTCCTAATGTTTTCTCTTTTGGAGCTCTATACCCTACCAATCAACATCTGGTTCAATCCCTATCTACTATTTCTGAACCTAGCAGCTATGCCCAAGCTTCTAATCACCCAATATGGAAAGCTGCTATGGATGCAGAAATTACAGCTTTAGAATTAAACCGCACTTGGGATGTGGTTTTGCCTCTAGGAAAGAAAGTTTTACCTTGTAAATGGGTATACAAGGTGAAACATCATTCAGATGGAACTGTGAAAAGATTGAAAGCTAGGCTAGTAGTGAGGGAGGACATTCAAAGAGAAGGGATTCACTATTTTGAAACCTTTTCACCAGCGGTCAAAATGACCCACATAAGGTGCCTTTTGACTGTGGCTGTGAAGAAAGGTTGGAAGGTGTCACAGTTTGATGTGAATAATGCATTCTTACATGGGGAATTGCAAGAAGAGGTCTATATGAAATTCTCTGCAGGTGTTCTTCTGCCTAAACCAAATCAAGTTTGTCTCTTGAAGAAGTTTCTTTACGGATTAAAACAGACATCCAGATAGTGGTATGCCAAACTTGCAGGAGCTTTGAGTTTTAAAGGCTATTCTAGTTTTCTCAATGATTATTCTCTTTTCTACAAATACAATGGTGCTCTTGTTTCTATCCTAGCAGTATATGCTGTCGATATCCTACTCACAGGGGATGATGCCATAGAGATTGCACAAATTGCTGATTTTCTCAATTCAGAATTCAAAGTGAAACATTTAGGTGATATTCATTACTTTCTAGACATGGAAATACTCAGAGAAAAGCAGGGATTCATTATAAACCAACAAAAGTTTACCTTAGAACTGCTACAAGAGTTAGATTGTTCAGGAGGCAGAATTTCTTCACCTCTTAACCCTTCCATCAAGCTTCAAGCAGATTTGGGGGACCAATGGACAACCCAAGTCTTCATCGCCATGTAGTTGGTAAGCTTAACTATTTGACAAACACCAGACCTGACCTCGCATTTGATGTTCTATCACTCAGTCAATACATGCAAAGGCCTTGTCTTTCCCATTATTCTGCTGCTCAACGTGTGTTAAGATACCTCCGCACAGATCCCTTACAAGGAGTTCTTCTATCTTCACACCCCTCTTTTGATTTGCTGGCCTTTTGCGATGCTGATTGGGCAACATGTCGCGATTCTAGACGCTCAATGAGTGGATTCTTCATTACCCTTGGAGGTGCACCTATTTCCTGGAAATCCAAAAAGCAGGCTTCCATTACTTTGTCATCTGCCGAAGGTGAATATCGTTCCATGCATCGAGTAACATCCAAGATCACTTGGCTTGTTCTCTTTTGGGAATCTCACAGTCCAGCCTACCTTACCAGTCCCTATCCACTCCGATAGCCAGGTTGTGGTTCACATAGCTCGCAACCCAGTCTTTCATAAACGCACCAAACATGTGAACTCAATTGCCATTTTGTTCGTCAGCAATTCCTTTCTGGTTtaatatctctctcttttttGTTCCATCCGACTGTCAGCTCGCCGATTTGTTCACCAAACCCTTATCTGGGGGTTCTCATCGGCATATTCTGAGCAAGTTGGGGGTCTATTCTCTCCCCTCCATCTTGAGGGGGGATGTTGAAGATAAGAACCCCCGTGTTGATTCAAAGAATGATTCACAGAATAATGAAGAAGTAAGAGAGAAGAAGAAGTGAGAAGAAATTCGAAGCCTCCAAGGAATTATTTGAGCTTATGTCTGAAGAAATTTGCTGAGACACTAATCTTATTTTAAGGAGAGACACGTGTCAAAATCATAAGCATTGATGCTAAAActctaacttcatctgggacgTTGGTTTGATAAGGGAAGGATAAATCATAGCCATTCACTCAATGCTTCTCATTTCAGATGAGAAAGGTTCTAGAATTTTCACACGTGCATGGCACACACACATACATTGCAAAGAATATTTCTGTTAGTTAGTTAGACATTTAGCCAATAGGAAATAGTACAAGTGTATATGAATATTTTATTTACATTCTTTTGTATCTATACATAGATTCGTATATAGTGAAGCTACACTGAATAAAAATTACACAGAAGAAATTTCACAATCTCAACCTTTTCTTTCGGGGTACAATCATTGAGGAGAGGATTTGAGGGACTAATATCGCTAACTATATGACTACACTAAATTAAATAACACTGATAATATAAAAATTCTTTATACTATTAATACATATATAACGGGAATTCTTTTTGAATAACCAAAGAGTAAATTGACTACCGTGAAATACAACTATACAAGTGATGAACATTCACATTTCTTTTGCGTAATTAATGGTCCAAACCAATCTATGCTTGACTCCTTGTGAAAACTCAATTAACCTTCCTTCACTCTCGGCGAAGTTTGGTGTTTTCTAACAGGTAAATTTTACAAATAGTCAATAACTATAATATTTTTCTACTAAAATTATATAACTATATTTTCTAACACAAATATCACAAGACTTTCACTTACTCAAATAAAAGTCATAATTGCCGAAAAACCCAACTCAACTTTCCTATGCAATACttttttattttacatttttttattattaatctAATAATTATTGATCCAATTAAGAGAGGATCGACCCGACTGGATCCCACCCGAATCAAATTTGTAAATTTTAATAGAATAATTTTTATTCCAAATGAGTTCTATAAGAAAAAGGTTTATAAGATTATGTGAGATGAATTGGGTATTGAAATTATTTAGTGAGCAGAATTATCACAAGTGGTTAATATAtatgcggggggggggggggaggtatgAAATATTTACTCGAAATAATTAGAGagctttaattttgaaaataataataactatCAAGTTAGAAGATAATCTTGAAAACAAATAAAAGGCATGGATAAGAGGCTGAATACCGTATATTTGTTTGGGGGAAGGGGGGGCTCGCTTAAGTTTCTTTAGTATATTTAATTCATGCATATGAGTTTTGGGTTGGGTCGGGTGTTAGTCCTTTTTAAATTGGATTAATATTTATTagattgaaaataaaaaataaaaatatgaagtaaaaaaTATTGCGACAAAAAAATTGAGTACTGCAGCAATTGTGACTTTAATTTTGTATGAGTCGATGAAAGTCATGTGATTTTTATGTTAGAAAATATAATTATATggctttaataaataaaaaagttATAGTTATACCACTATGTGTAAAATTCAACCGTAGTAAACAATGAATTTTCAGGTTCTTTCAAAGTAAAAATTTCTAGGGTGGTTAAATATGAACTTTATCCAAATTgctaaaataatttcatattgaTGGCAACGGTCGGCAATGCGTGCTTTGAGATATTGAACAACCAAATTCTTACGGTTTCTATGTAATTAAATTATACAAATTAAAGAAATCTTGGATGTTGGCCCTGGAAATCAAGTGATTGTTTTCTTCAACGGACAATCGAGGGTAAGTGCTATTAAATTTTTCATTCCTTTGCGACAATGGGTGTCAATTTAGTATAAAAACATATTTataaaatcatatatatatatatatatatatatatatatatatatatatatatatagtgaatGTGCTCACACCTGGTAGGCTGGTACCACAAACATTCCTTTGCCTTTGTTTTTGTCCTCTTTTGAGTTCCATGCATGGATAGAAAAATGTTTTATCATATATAATTGGACTTTCTTTAATCAAGACAagttattattactattattattgttCTTGGAATATAATCAAGAACAGTTAGGTAGCTTCAAGTTCAGTGTTGGTTTAAAGCTTCTTTTAAAATACAACTTCCACTCAATCAATCTTTTAAAAGAATGTTAGGTATATTATATTTAATTGATTCAAGCTTTTGAGTGGGTAGAGCACTCAAAGATATTGGTAAAAGGGGACAAAATTATTTTAAGGGATATGAGGGGTCATACATACAtaacagaaatataaaatttCTTCAACCATTTGTGATCTCCAAGAATATTATAGTACTTCGTtaatctctctatatatatatatatcgtctTTTATTCTATTGTCTGTGAGCTCCTCAACAACAAAAAAACATGAACTCTAGTGTAATTTTTGTCTCTGATCGATATCTTTTTCAGAATTCGAGGATGGGGAGATCCTTAGGAGTGGGCACGAGGAAAAAGGACTCTACAAAACATCCTTGAGACTTCTGGTTTTATTTCCTCTACATTAAATGCTTCTTTTTATAATGAAGTCGAGTTATGGCATCGTAGATtaggatatatatatatgaatgttACCCTTACAACGGATAACAAGTAAATTTGTACGCGATTTTAATGATATGTGGATTGATTCAACCTAAGTAATCAAGGATGTTAGATAAACGAATTAGAGATAAAATGAATAACCAAACCAGTTATGACGTTAAGGCTGGGCTCGGATTTAAGCTGAACAATAGTTTTGCCCTTGACCGGACCCTCAATTCGAAGCCAAATGTATATTAAGAACTACAATTAAAATAAGAATCTTTCAATAGCTAGAAAGTAGAGAAATAAGTTTGTATTGCATTGATATGCGTGCTACAATGTGTCTTATCAAAGAAAAAActttccctttatatagtaggagagtttcaccactagtacaagtctaaaaaaGATAAAAATTCTTCTCTCTCGTTAATTACTGATCTGTAACCGCCATCGAGCGAGATCCACGCCGTGACATCCGATTGGTCCCGGATATCACAACCCTCTATCCGTCGCCTACAACCGTTCATGAGCTTCCCGAAGTCTAAGAACCTATCCCGGGTCCGGGATGCATCGTTTTATCCAGTTGGATGGCAAGCATTCCGTTCGGGCCTTGGTACTAGAAGTTCTCAGCTTAGATTTTGATCCCGCATATTCTTATTTTCGCTTCGTTTGACTCACTGGGACATCGGGGTATATGTTACCCcggttttatatatatatatatatatatatatatatatatatatatatatatatgaaaattgttTAGCCCAAACGAATTTTAGGTTCATTAGCCTAATACGTCACAGACAATATTATCCCCAACCAATCCCCCCATTAGCGAAACAAACATATAGAAAAATAAAGTAAGGGTGTGCATTGGTAGAGGACAGACAAGATAATGCACTCCTAACTAAATTTGATTtattgtttggcccaaatcgggACAAGCAAATAGTATTATTTATAAGATCATACTTTGGAGTATTCATCACCAATAATTGAAAGCCTCAGTTTATCCTATAATTTAGTAGCATGTCCTAAATTCACATAGAGATGGAAGTCCAAAACATTTTTGTTTTATTACTTTGAGACTCCTTATTTCTATCAATTATCTCAATTTTTCTTGGTAAGTGATCACGCTCaattatgccttataaaaaggacaaacggtcattgcaaatataatccgggtatttagcccagagtcgaattccacagggaattaacctaccaattacttttgtcagactcactgaattctccgtaatcaacttcccagatattttgaataacacttgatgatatttctactaactataactgaataaaattaagtaaactaaaagctaactatgactgagttgtaaacaaataagagaaggttctaaggttgtgatttcccctattgatgaaATTCCTTCCTGCTATGTTTCGTATAGATTTGCCTAATTGTCTCTATCAATTATGAGCACTCTTaataccgtaaatctctcccgagtacttacgacaatttactagacgcactctcccgagttatgctagCTGGCTTCTATTACAGCTCATTTAGATCGCACCCAAAGTTTCCTTATCCCTAATACCACCTTTAAGccctcggttattgattcctcatatactttgggattggtgttgttcaacaactacctaaatatgcactctctcccaagtaatacatactaaataggcacagcaaATTGAGGATcgtatcaattaactacaacaagaacgtagttgaacaaatagagattaaactgggcaaactatattaacacaaCATGAAGTTCATCCCTCAACATGTTCCATCAAAATCTtagactaaataattagctactcataatcgtgtTCATAATAACAACAGCAAAATTCATCATGaatgataaaaacaaaaggaataAAGGTAGAACTCGTTGctgaattatcctccttgcctctttCCTCTTCTTGCCTTGAACAAAACTATAAAAACCTTGATAATCTCTTTTTGGGCGAgctggacctcttataggttaagtggaattaCCCCCAAACATTCAAGTTTACCCCTGAACTTTTTGTGCTCCGGAGTGACTAGCACGGTCGCGCTCGAACCGCGCTTGTGGTCGCGCATATGGCTAAGTGCACTGTCCCATTTTTCTGCTCTAGCGCGATCGCGCTAAGGCCGCGCTTGGCCCGCGCTAGAGTGGATCAgcattttctctcttcttttctttcttctttcacacGTACTCAGCTCCGAGGGGCTTCCCTTGCTTTAATTTAGCTCCAAACACTGTCCTAAGTCCTCATAAGCACCACTTgctcctgcaaaacatgaaattcacaattagagccaatttatcgTCATTTAACCTTCCTAGAACGGTGAAGCATAGTCAAGTTGGGGCATAAATAGTCGCCAAActacatgaatctagcctattattaacaccccacacttaaaatcaTTGCTAGTCCCCGAGCAATCCACCATACTCTATAAATGTTCCTTCACTAAGCTTTTCCTTAACGTATCACACCAAGAACATATCACCAAAGTTGCATCTAGTAGTGTAACACCTTTGCATCAAGAGTCGACTCTCGCGTGCTGTTCAATATTCATACTTACTCAAATTACTCTATACAGaggtcaagacttacctttccttcgtAAATCAAATGCCCTCatatcacacaagagagtagttccacaaataataatattaagaacaattaggaacttagatagacaaaattcatcactctcagaaagaacattcatatgccacaaagatgcaccataagcttgcccgtagtgtactattctactaatcgagctcattcagtttAAGATCAATTAAGActtcatttggttgtaatgtaggctaagggacgggtaggatatatttggatatagtgactaacctccctaagtaCTTTTAATACCATCACTTTTGCATTCAGACCATACTTATGTCAGACTAGATATTCCACCACACTTCTATTTATAATACCCCAAACTCCTTTAGGTGCAATTGTATcaagtcaccacttatcaaggactacatttacttattttctttttttttctttttaagtggcacttattctttcctttttcaaagTACTGCACCTTTTTTCTCTATTTCTTTGGTTCCACTcgaaaaccaaaccaccaccccacactttaactttttcatatttcataactattcaagtgctcatgggagGTAAATGGTTTCAAACAGATGGGTCGTTCAAACACTTGGGTAAGGTTTGTAAGGCACTCATCGAATGAGTTTCCTACcgctgagaaatcatccatgaacacctccattatatcTTCAACCATGTcggtgaatatggccatcatacacctttggaaTATGGCGGGTGAATTGCATAGGCCAAAAGGCATCCTCCGGAAGGCATAAATCTCATATGGACATGTGAATGAGGTCTTCTCTGTCCTTtggtgcaatggagatttgattgtaccctgagtacccatccagaaaacagaagtggGACCTCCCTACCAGTCTGTCAAGCATCTAATCAATGAAGAAAAGTGGGAAGTAgtctttccgggtggccagaTTCAATTTCctatagtccatacaaattccctagcctgtgacggttcttgtaaaggctcatatttatcattttttaccACTGTCATACCACCCTTATTAGGAACATATTGCACCGAGCTAACCAAGTTGCTGTCAGAGATGGGTGACGAGGCCAATGCGTATAAGATCTTGCTACTCGTACTCTGTCAAATgctagtatagtttatgatatcgtcccacagagattggagaatctagctacaaacatataatattcttactactatttgagagaatcaaattgatgaaattttgtttgttgaaaatttaaattgcttaagttGAATAAAATAACTTTCGGAAGATTTATATTTAAAGAGAGttgggaatcattgaattcactcgatagcgtgataataataaaatcttagcttttacatgtatttctcttaggaataactatttattgctaatacaattatattttgctcactaagaaataatcaattaataacaCTCCACGAGGTTATGTAAATCAATTGATATATGACTCGTGacg
This sequence is a window from Nicotiana sylvestris chromosome 3, ASM39365v2, whole genome shotgun sequence. Protein-coding genes within it:
- the LOC138887099 gene encoding secreted RxLR effector protein 161-like, encoding MQRPCLSHYSAAQRVLRYLRTDPLQGVLLSSHPSFDLLAFCDADWATCRDSRRSMSGFFITLGGAPISWKSKKQASITLSSAEAIPFWFNISLFFVPSDCQLADLFTKPLSGGSHRHILSKLGVYSLPSILRGDVEDKNPRVDSKNDSQNNEEVREKKK